From Sporolactobacillus pectinivorans:
GAAATCGGAAATGGCATGACCGGCAAATGACTGGCCGCGCAAAACCACAAATACACCCATCACGCCTGAGAGAACTGCCACGATGCCTCCCATCCACAATGCATTCAAAACCTGTGCATTTTCAAAAAAACCGGGTGCAAATACAAAACCCATCAGTCGATTCATCTGCTCCCCTCCGTTTGGCAGTGGTCGGACTCCAAAGGATATTCGTTTATCGGGGAATCCTGCCCACCTATCACCAGAATCCGCCCACGGACATGAAGTACATCGACAGGATACCCATATAGCTGACTGAGCACCTCTTTCCGAAAGACTTCGTCCACTTTTCCCATGACCGCTTTCCCGTCAGCCAAGTAAAGCACCCTGTCCATCGCTTTAAGCAGCGGATTCATGTCATGTGCCACTAGCATGACAGCAACGCCGCGTTCCCGTCCGATACGGGCGACCAATTCCACTACTTCGTATGCACTTTTGATATCCAAATTGGAGAGCGGCTCATCCAGCAGCAGTACCTGTGGATCGCTCAACAGCGCCTGCGCAATCAATAAGCGTTGCTGCTCGCCACCGGATAGACGTCCGACCGCCTCATCCGCAAAACGTGCGGCATCCACTGCGTCCAGCA
This genomic window contains:
- a CDS encoding metal ABC transporter ATP-binding protein, whose translation is MEENKKPILSMENIQVQFGKRRVLQEVTFSVYPGEFIGVIGPNGAGKSTLLKVILGLLSPSDGSVFIGGKSTTRKGNQLVGYVPQKLYLDPNIPLRGRDLVALGLDGHHWGIPLHQKERKRRVDEMLDAVDAARFADEAVGRLSGGEQQRLLIAQALLSDPQVLLLDEPLSNLDIKSAYEVVELVARIGRERGVAVMLVAHDMNPLLKAMDRVLYLADGKAVMGKVDEVFRKEVLSQLYGYPVDVLHVRGRILVIGGQDSPINEYPLESDHCQTEGSR